Proteins from a genomic interval of Polyodon spathula isolate WHYD16114869_AA chromosome 1, ASM1765450v1, whole genome shotgun sequence:
- the LOC121316075 gene encoding cyclic AMP-responsive element-binding protein 3-like protein 3, whose product MLSSKKMSYTQDFPEMESTDLLGLLFNDESAGNEDVLADGAMLMEEWGLSEQDMLNGIETEDFLNSILGHLEDEPSTLQSWSPQGSDSGISEDNNNWNSPSSSDITPSPSPKFCEQPVNSPEFQTNTEVIQTDHNYSLNQDQQSTSDTLQSIRTEHPEADVSIDFDDWESQYVDEDYSSETPVSLAMEDFSQSDKECQIQFQFKELVLTEEEKRIMGKEGISIPTNLPLTKGEERMLKRVRRKIRNKQSAQESRKKKKHYVDGLESRVAVCTVQNQELQKKVNQLQKQNLTLIEQLRKLQALVKQTTMKTTTSSTCIMVFLLSFCLIVFPSVNPFGASGRQKELYTPSGVISRSLRSLSGVETIKDERATTNYLDAAEKDLILNVEITKSVLSGGLNRTLEVQKVEKAESESAVNSNSSSDLPSQAKTKLSPEGERPLSPGNEAVEYTMTASTVNKEDWLDHKTTTVIIQQHHSDEM is encoded by the exons ATGTTGAGTTCTAAAAAG ATGTCCTATACCCAGGACTTCCCCGAGATGGAAAGCACAGATCTGTTGGGACTGCTGTTTAACGATGAGAGTGCTGGTAATGAGGATGTCCTCGCTGATGGGGCCATGCTGATGGAGGAATGGGGTCTTTCGGAGCAAGAT aTGCTGAATGGCATTGAAACAGAAGACTTCTTAAATTCCATTTTGGGCCATTTGGAAGATGAGCCATCTACATTACAGTCCTGGTCTCCCCAGGGCAGTGACAGCGGGATATCTGAGGATAACAATAACTGGAACAGCCCTTCCAGCAGTGACATCACACCATCACCCAGTCCCAAGTTCTGTGAACAGCCAGTCAACAGCCCTGAATTTCAAACCAACACCGAGGTCATACAGACAGACCATAACTATTCCCTGAACCAAGACCAGCAGAGCACCAGCGACACTCTGCAGAGCATACGAACGGAGCATCCTGAAGCAGATGTGTCCATCGATTTTG ATGACTGGGAATCACAGTATGTGGATGAAGATTACTCCAGTGAAACCCCTGTCTCTCTCGCAATGGAAGATTTCTCTCAGTCTGATAAGGAATGCCAG atCCAGTTTCAATTCAAGGAACTGGTTCTAACAGAAGAAGAAAAGAGAATTATGGGAAAGGAAGGGATTTCAATACCAACTAATTTGCCCCTCACAAAG GGTGAGGAACGCATGCTGAAAAGGGTCAGAAGAAAGATCCGCAACAAGCAGTCGGCCCAAGAGAGCCGCAAGAAGAAAAAGCACTATGTGGATGGGCTGGAAAGCAG AGTTGCTGTCTGCACAGTTCAGAACCAGGAGCTACAGAAGAAGGTGAATCAGCTACAAAAGCAAAACCT GACTCTTATTGAGCAGTTACGGAAGCTTCAGGCACTGGTGAAGCaaacaacaatgaaaacaacCACCTCAAGCACCTGCATCATG GTGTTCCTGTTGTCATTTTGCCTGATTGTATTCCCAAGTGTGAACCCGTTCGGTGCAAGCGGGCGCCAGAAGGAACTGTACACCCCTTCAGGAG TTATTTCAAGAAGCCTTCGTTCTCTTTCTGGTGTGGAAACCATTAAAGATGAACGAGCAACAACAAATTACCTTGATGCTGCTGAGAAGGATCTGATATTAAATGTGGAAATCACAAAATCTGTGCTGTCTGGAGGGCTAAACCGCACATTGGAGGTTCAAAAAGTGGAAAAAGCAGAATCAGAATCCGCAGTTAACAGTAACTCCTCCTCCGACTTGCCTTCACAAGCCAAAACCAAGCTGTCGCCGGAAGGAGAAAGACCCCTCAGCCCTGGAAATGAGGCGGTGGAGTATACAATGACTGCTTCCACAGTGAACAAGGAAGACTGGCTCGACCACAAAACCACAACTGTAATAATCCAGCAACATCACTCGGATGAAATGTAA
- the LOC121316082 gene encoding long-chain-fatty-acid--CoA ligase ACSBG2-like, with protein MDLCPCFDFSEDGVIILEPTAVQIPVPSLAPSEMLWTIKRDEPVKLRLSQSGPGSETPVTVYQMFQRTVEQYGETPALAVKKEGQWATLTFREYYNECRLAAKSFLKLGLERYHGVGILGFNSPEWFIAEIGSILAGGLAVGIYTTNSPEACQYVADNCEANVLVVENHKQLTKILQVKDQLPHLKAIVQYKDELKEKQPNLYTWKEFMELGKQIPDAQLDDVIGSQKANQCCSLIYTSGTTGQPKGVMLSHDNFTWMAEAAGKTANFGNGTEECVISYLPLSHIAAQLSDIWISMRFGATTYFAEPDALKGSLLNTMREVRPTAFMAVPRVWEKIREKMQSQSSKSSLVKRKVAEWAKYVGLQANYNFMNGSQTVPWGYMLANNLVFKKVRAALGLDRCTKCFTGAAPITKDTLEYFMSLDLPIYELYGMSESTGPHTISSEAAFRIMSCGKEIPGCSTKLDKPDEEGNGEICFWGRHVFMGYLNMTDKTEEALDQEGWLHSGDLGKHDPEGFLYVTGRIKELIITAGGENIPPVLIEDAVKEELPIVSNAMLIGDKRKFLSILLTLKCNVDEDGEPTDELTPQSKEFCRQTGCRANRLSEITSKNHLPVFKAIQAGIDRVNAKATSNAQKIQKWTILEKEFSISGGELGPTMKLKRPVVQKMYKNQIEEFYL; from the exons ATGGACCTCTGCCCATGTTTTGATTTTTCTGAAGATGGGGTGATAATACTTGAACCTACGGCTGTCCAGATACCTGTCCCATCCCTGGCTCCTTCAGAGATGTTGTGGACTATCAAGAGGGACGAGCCGGTCAAGCTGCGGTTATCGCAGTCTGGGCCAGGGTCTGAGACTCCAGTGACGGTCTACCAGATGTTTCAGCGTACCGTGGAACAATATGGAGAGACCCCTGCCCTTGCTGTTAAAAAGGAGGGCCAGTGGGCAACCCTGACCTTTAGGGAGTACTACAACGAATGCAGACTGGCAGCCAAAAGCTTTCTTAAG TTGGGCCTGGAACGTTACCATGGCGTTGGCATCCTGGGGTTTAACTCTCCAGAGTGGTTCATCGCAGAGATTGGGTCTATTTTGGCAGG AGGGTTAGCTGTGGGTATCTATACAACTAACTCCCCCGAGGCCTGTCAGTATGTGGCAGACAACTGTGAAGCGAACGTCCTGGTGGTGGAGAATCACAAGCAGCTGACCAAAATCCTACAG GTTAAGGACCAGTTGCCCCACCTGAAGGCTATTGTTCAATACAAAGACGAGCTGAAAGAAAAGCAACCAAACCTCTACACT TGGAAAGAGTTCATGGAACTGGGCAAGCAGATCCCTGATGCACAGCTTGATGATGTCATTGGATCCCAGAAGGCCAATCAGTGCTGCAGTCTGATCTATACGTCTGGGACCACTGGTCAGCCCAAGGGGGTCATGCTGAGCCACGACAAT TTCACGTGGATGGCGGAAGCTGCTGGCAAGACAGCTAATTTTGGAAATGGGACTGAGGAATGTGTTATAAGTTATCTTCCACTCAGTCACATTGCAGCTCAGCTTTCTGACATCTGGATTTCCATGAGGTTTGGAGCAACCACTTACTTCGCAGAGCCAGACGCACTGAAG GGTTCCTTGTTGAACACGATGCGCGAGGTGCGTCCGACAGCCTTTATGGCGGTGCCGCGGGTGTGGGAGAAGATTCGGGAGAAGATGCAGAGCCAGAGTTCCAAGTCCTCTCTCGTGAAGAGGAAGGTGGCGGAGTGGGCAAAGTACGTCGGACTCCAGGCAAACTACAACTTCATGAACGG gAGTCAAACTGTCCCCTGGGGTTACATGCTGGCAAACAACCTGGTGTTTAAGAAAGTGCGGGCAGCACTAGGACTGGATCGCTGCACAAAGTGTTTCACTGGAGCAGCACCCATTACCAAGGACACACTGGAGTACTTCATGAGCCTCGACCTGCCCATCTACGAGCTGTATGGCATGAGCGAGAGCACTGGCCCACACACCATCTCCAGTGAGGCAGCATTCCGCATCATGAG CTGTGGTAAGGAGATTCCTGGCTGTTCTACTAAACTGGATAAGCCAGATGAGGAAGGGAATGGTGAGATCTGTTTCTGGGGACGCCACGTGTTCATGGGCTACCTCAACATGACCGACAAGACGGAGGAGGCTCTTGACCAGGAGGGCTGGCTGCACTCTGGGGACCTGGGCAAGCATGACCCTGAAGGCTTCCTTTATGTTACTGGCCGCATCAAGG AGCTGATCATCACTGCAGGCGGGGAGAATATCCCCCCAGTGCTCATTGAGGATGCTGTGAAAGAGGAACTCCCGATCGTCAGCAACGCTATGCTGATCGGAGACAAGCGCAAGTTCCTCAGCATTTTGCTGACCCTTAAG TGCAATGTGGATGAAGATGGGGAGCCAACTGATGAACTGACACCCCAATCCAAGGAGTTCTGCAGGCAGACAGGCTGCCGGGCCAATCGCCTGTCCGAGATCACCAGCAAGAACCACCTGCCTGTTTTCAAAGCCATCCAGGCGGGGATTGACCGGGTCAATGCCAAGGCAACCTCCAATGCCCAGAAAATCCAAAAGTGGACCATCCTGGAGAAGGAGTTTTCCATTTCAGGGGGAGAGCTTG gCCCAACAATGAAACTGAAGAGGCCTGTGGtgcagaaaatgtacaaaaatcaaATTGAAGAATTTTACTTGTAA